CCGTTACTTAAAAACTCTGTTGTATGACACATACGACTTGTTCGGAATATatgttaaaaattaatttacgtGAGGACATTCATTAAAATATCTCTGTTGTATGATATCGGACTGTTTGGAACTGAATACTGCCTGTAAATTTGGAGTATGCTTGGCGATGCATCACACTTGTATGTTTGATTCAATTTTGTTGTAGTAAACATACAAAAGTAGATCCAATACACAGCACAAAACCAATACTGACTAGTGGTCTAAACATACTCGAATCGAATACTCTAACCCAGTTCAATCCATTAGAGCAGAAAAACAGACACAACTTTACTCCGTGTATAGGCACGACCCATTGTCACTTCTTGCAGTCGGATCGAAGTTTGATGCACCTGGGTCTGTGCAACCTTCAGGCACTGGAACTCCAACTTGTTGGGCTGCTTTGCCTGCAAAGGGAATTTAATACAACAGTCAGGAAAATTACTAAGCAGAATATTAGGCATTAAATTCAAAGACTTGACCGTAGAATGTCCCTCTTTCGATAGAATCCTTGTTAGCATCTCCCAGGGCAGCATCCTTTAGATATTTGTCTGCCAACTGCACTCTCTTCACATTATCCTGCTCCTGGACCAGCATGTACCCGTATTCAAGCAATTTCTCAAGCGTCATCTTTGGTTGCTCAAACTTCGGTGGCCCTTCCCTCGAGTTCACAAGCTTCTTACCGATGCTATCTACTCCCACTCCGCTTATCCATTCCCTAACTTTGTCATCGTATACTCTTGCTCTCAGAGCACCGAAGAAATCTGGAAGACAGCGAGGACATTTTTGGTTTGGTTTCAGTAAAATCTAACTCAAAATATTCGAGGAAAATGTTCAAACTTCGTTTGGATATAGAATTCGAAAGATGAATTGATATGTGGAGGGTAATTGCTCTAtagaaatgttaaaattttacaataactgGTATAGGACAAGAGTAGAAATAATTAATCATCGCTTTTACGGCGGGGTCGAATAAACTGTGTTCTTACCGATGGATTGTCCAGGGAAGGTGTCGACGAGTTTGACAACAGCTTCTTGTGGGACATTATCAGTTCGGAAAATACCGATGCAGACGCCAATACGATCCTCACGAGTAGGAGCCCAGTAGAACTTCTCCATACGGCCATCACGGATAAGAGGGGCGTACAAGGTTGAGAAGTCGTTGCCCGTAACGATGATGGGGACTCGCGGATTCTCCTCTTTGTTGTACATACCAGGGAGCTGCACATTTGTGGGGTTGTCAGCTATGTTCATGAGGGTGGCATTCACCATTTGGTTGTTGACTGTATACTGTGTGGTTCCACCCATACGGCCCGCACCCGCATCAAGATCGTTGATGAATAGGCAGCACATTTTGCCTTTCCTGATGATGTCTGCTGCTTCACGATACCTCTGTCGGATCAGCTTCGCTGGTTCTCCGGCGTTCCCGCTCTCCAGTTCTCCGGCGCTCATCATGATGGGGCTGTAGATTaggtgttttttttttgtcagaGAAGACATAACCAGAAAATTGATATTACATCGAAACTCCGTATTAATATTTGTGTTCCTAAAGAATTTCTGTCCCCATAATCTGGCATTATGAATAGAGATACTGGGAAATAATACTTTACTCACTTGATTCCCATCTTGGCGAAGACAAGCTCGCACTGGAACGATTTACCCTGACCCTTGCCTCCCCAAACACCCAAAATAAGAGGAATCTGCACCAAACATTAAATCAAAGTTAGAAAACACAATGTATTTGGATGGGATGACCCAAAAATACCACACAGAAGTAATCAAACATCACCTTGATGTTAGGCAAGCTCATGAAATTCTTGGAAATGTGAACAACAAGCTTGTCCATGAATGCAGGAGCGATGTAAAATCCATCCATTGTGTTGTCCAAGTTATATCTGTCAGCAATGATCGCCAACATCAAAACCAGCCACGCCCCACgtccatttttttttaattcaaaatcatgcAGTAATTTCCCTGGAAATCAAGAATGACGCATATAGAGGGAGAAGTAGACAAATAGACCTACGTTTTTTGACCAGTGCTGATGTACTCGTACGAGCTCATGATGGCGTCGTGCGTTCCCATACCGTCGGGTGCTTGGAATAGGGAATCAGTCATACCCTTTCCTCTGGTAATATCCTGTTGATCGTCGGATATATCGTTGCCTAGACCAGCCCATCTATCGGCTTTTTTGGCCCCTTCTGCAGCAACAATCTTTAAATTTGAAGATGGGTTCTTCACTATCAACGAGGAATTCACCTTCTTCAAGCTGGTGCCTAAGAAGGAAGAGCTTGGGACCGCAGCTCCAGCACCGGATCCATGCAAGTTCAGCTGCATCATCatatctcaaaattttaagTCTTGTTACAAAAGTTAAGTTCCTAGTAGTTACCCTTCTACAAAATAAAGCTAAATTTATGAATAGCTTAATTTCTTCAAGATACAAACAACAACGAAGTTGCCATTGATCAATTACCACAGTGACCAAGCACTTTGTTACCACTCAGGATATCATgaagtcaaaaaaaaaaacataacacACATACACGTAACATTAATAACAAAGCTCAACACTTTTAATATGTAAAAGCTAAGCAAATCCAAGAAATGGCTTTAAGTATGTTTCTTTTCTAACTTGTGGGTCTGAG
The sequence above is a segment of the Primulina tabacum isolate GXHZ01 chromosome 6, ASM2559414v2, whole genome shotgun sequence genome. Coding sequences within it:
- the LOC142548794 gene encoding ribulose bisphosphate carboxylase/oxygenase activase, chloroplastic-like; this translates as MAAALSTAGAVNHLPLNLHGSGAGAAVPSSSFLGTSLKKVNSSLIVKNPSSNLKIVAAEGAKKADRWAGLGNDISDDQQDITRGKGMTDSLFQAPDGMGTHDAIMSSYEYISTGQKTYNLDNTMDGFYIAPAFMDKLVVHISKNFMSLPNIKIPLILGVWGGKGQGKSFQCELVFAKMGINPIMMSAGELESGNAGEPAKLIRQRYREAADIIRKGKMCCLFINDLDAGAGRMGGTTQYTVNNQMVNATLMNIADNPTNVQLPGMYNKEENPRVPIIVTGNDFSTLYAPLIRDGRMEKFYWAPTREDRIGVCIGIFRTDNVPQEAVVKLVDTFPGQSIDFFGALRARVYDDKVREWISGVGVDSIGKKLVNSREGPPKFEQPKMTLEKLLEYGYMLVQEQDNVKRVQLADKYLKDAALGDANKDSIERGTFYGKAAQQVGVPVPEGCTDPGASNFDPTARSDNGSCLYTE